In a single window of the Rhopalosiphum padi isolate XX-2018 chromosome 1, ASM2088224v1, whole genome shotgun sequence genome:
- the LOC132932449 gene encoding spectrin alpha chain isoform X2: protein MDPLVPKEVKILESAEDIQNRRFQVLDRYSEFKAEARLKREKLEDSRRFQYFKRDADELESWILEKTQAASDESYKDPTNLQAKIQKHQAFEAEVAAHSNAIVVLDNTGMGMINQNHFASSEIRQRLEQLHKDWDLLLSKLAEKGVKLQQALVLVQFLRQCDEVMFWINDKETFVTTDEFGADLEHVEVLQRKFDEFQKDMTSQEYRVTEVNDLASKLVLEGHPERETILKKKEDLNEAWTRLKQLTLMRQERLFGAHEIQRFNRDADETVAWISEKDGILSSEDYGRDLASVQTLQRKHEGVERDLAALEDKVSILGQEADRLCGIHADHSSQIQNKRGEIVAYWERLTAKAQERRQKLDESYLLQRFLADFRDLTSWINDMKAIIYSDELAKDVAGAEALLERHQEHKGEIDAREDSFRIALESGEHILKSENAPTLVSENLGNLISEKSSLLALWEERRILYEQCMDLQLFYRDTEQADTWMAKQEAFLSNEDLGDSLDSVEALIKKHEDFEKSLAAQEEKIKALDEFATKLIEGQHYATEDVAQRREMLLERRTALLAKSSQRRSVLEDSYRLQQFERDCDETKGWINEKLKFANDDSYLDPTNLNGKVQKHQNFEQELNANKSRMEEITSTGHALIESKHYALSRIQLRMDEIVHLWENLVTASGQKGSKLREAAQQQQFNRTVEDIELWLSEVEGQLLSEDYGKDLTSVQNLQKKHTLLEADVASHQDRIEGVKITADQFVDGGHFDADNIRAKQVVLCDRYSSLKKPMETRRQRLADSLLAQQLFRDVEDEEAWIREKEPVAASTNRGRDLIGVQNLMKKHQAVVAEINNHESRIAAVTQAGQQMVDAKHFASEDIKQRLANLNKHWNHLKEKAYQRKQDLEDSLQAHQYFADANEAESWVKEKEPMVLSQDYGRDEDSSEALLKKHEALLSDLEAFKTTVGSLSEQAAACKQQETPVVDVSGKECVMALFDYTEKSPREVSMKKGDVLILLNSNNKEWWKVEVNDRQGFVPAPYVKRLEVSGLSASQQHLATGGSIAARQAQIEAQYSRLLNLAKERQTKLAETVKAYVLVREAAELATWIKDKENHAQVQDVGEDLEQVEVMQKKFDDFQSDLKANEVRLAEMNEIAMQLMSLGQTEAALKINTQIQDLNEKWTSLQQLTQARATQLGSAHEVQRFHRDVDETRDWIREKDDALNNDDLGKDLRSVQALQRKHEGLERDLAALQDKIRQLDETANRLMNTHPESRDNTYMKQREINEEWTQLTAKANTRKEKLLDSYDLQRFLSDYRDLMSWINSMMGLVSSDELASDVTGAEALLERHQEHRTEIDARTGTFQTFEMFGQQLLQSGHYASVEIQEKIESMTEARQELEEAWINRRMQLDQCLELQLFYRDCEQAENWMSAREAFLASEEVDSKGDNVEALIKKHEDFDKAINAHEEKIAALQTLADQLMAAQHYAATPIDEKRQQVLNRWRHLKEALIEKRSKLGESQTLQQFSRDADEIENWIAEKLQLATEESYKDPANIQSKHQKHQAFEAELAANADRIQSVLGMGQNLIDKHQCAGSDEAVQSRLGSIADQWEYLTQKTTEKSLKLKEANKQRTYIAAVKDLDFWLGEVESLLTSEDSGKDLASVQNLIKKHQLVEADIQAHEDRIRDMNGQADSLIESGQFEAGSIQERRSSINERYERIRNLAAHRQARLNEANTLHQFFRDIADEESWIKEKKLLVGSDDYGRDLTGVQNLKKKHKRLEAELASHEPAIQSVQEAGEKLMDVSNLGVPEIEQRLKLLNQAWDELKQMASNRGKKLDESLTYQQFLAKVEEEEAWISEKHQLLSVEDFGDTMAAVQGLLKKHDAFETDFAVHRDRCEQISHGGIDLADSKNHHADSILQRCQQLQIKLDNLSALAAKRKSKLMDNSAYLQFMWKADVVESWIADKETHVRSEEYGRDLSTVQTLLTKQETFDAGLHAFEHEGIQNITALKDQLITANHNQSEAILKRHADVIDRWQKLLGDSDGRKQQLLRMQNQFRQIEELYLTFAKKASAFNSWFENAEEDLTDPVRCNSIEEIRALREAHAQFQASLTSAQSDFEALAALDHQIKSFNVGPNPYTWFTMEALEDTWRNLQKIIKERDIELTKEAQRQDENDTLRKEFAKHANTFHQWLTETRTSMMEGSGSLEQQLEAIKRKATEVRSRRSDLKKIEDLGAILEEHLILDNRYTEHSTVGLAQQWDQLDQLGMRMQHNLEQQIQARNQSGVSEDALKEFSMMFKHFDKDRSGRLDKTEFKSCLRALGYDLPMVEEGQPDPEFEAILDVVDPNRDGYVSLQEYMAFMISKETENVQSSEEIENAFRAITAGDRPYVTKEELYANLTKDMADYCVARMKPFVDTKTERPITGALDYIEFTKTLFQN, encoded by the exons gctaaaattcaaaaacaccAAGCATTTGAAGCCGAAGTTGCTGCACATAGTAATGCAATTGTTGTTTTGGATAATACTGGAATGGGAATGATTAATCAAAATCATTTTGCATCATCTGAAATACGTCAAAGACTTg aGCAATTACACAAAGATTGGGATTTACTTTTGTCAAAATTGGCTGAAAAAGGTGTTAAATTACAGCAAGCTTTGGTTTTAGTTCAATTTTTAAGACAATGTGATGAGGTTATGTTTTGGATCAATgataag GAAACTTTTGTCACTACTGATGAGTTTGGTGCCGATCTAGAACATGTAGAAGTATTGCAACGTAAATTTGATGAATTTCAAAAGGATATGACATCACAAGAATATCGTGTTACTGAAGTAAATGATTTAGCCTCCAAGTTAGTTCTGGAAGGACATCCTGAAAGAGAAacaattttgaagaaaaaagag gATTTAAATGAAGCCTGGACTCGACTTAAACAATTAACTTTAATGAGACAAGAACGGTTATTTGGAGCTCATGAGATACAACGTTTTAATCGTGATGCTGATGAAACTGTAGCTTGGATATCTGAAAAGGATGGTATATTGTCTTCTGAAGACTACGGAAGAGATTTAGCTAGTGTGCAAACACTTCag agGAAACATGAAGGAGTTGAAAGAGATTTAGCAGCTTTAGAAGATAAAGTTTCAATTTTGGGTCAAGAAGCAGATCGTTTATGTGGAATTCATGCAGATCATAGttcacaaatacaaaataagcgTGGAGAAATAGTTGCGTATTGGGAACGTCTAACTGCTAAAGCACAAGAACGCCGACAAAAATTAGATGAATCTTATTTACTTCAACGTTTCCTAGCTGATTTCCGTGATTTGACTTCTTGGATTAATGATATGAAGGCAATAATATATTCTGATGAATTGGCCAAGGATGTAGCTGGTGCTGAAGCTTTACTTGAAAGACATCAAGAACATaag GGAGAAATTGATGCTCGAGAAGATAGTTTCCGCATTGCATTAGAATCTGGAGAACACATATTGAAAAGTGAAAATGCACCTACATTAGTTAGTGAAAATTTAGGCAATTTAATCAGTGAAAAGAGCTCATTGTTAGCTTTATGGGAAGAGAGACGTATATTGTATGAACAATGTATGGATTTGCAATTGTTTTATCGTGATACTGAACAAGCTGATACATGGATGGCCAAACAAGAA gcATTCTTATCCAATGAGGATTTGGGTGATTCTCTGGATAGTGTTGAAGCATTGATTAAAAAACatgaagattttgaaaaatcTTTAGCTGCTCAGGAAGAAAAAATTAAAGCTCTTGATGAATTTGCTACGAAATTAATTGAAGGACAACATTATGCTACTGAAGATGTTGCACAACGCCGTGAAAtg ttattggaAAGACGCACGGCATTACTTGCAAAATCATCACAAAGACGCAGTGTTCTTGAAGATTCGTATAGACTTCAACAATTTGAAAGGGATTGTGATGAAACTAAAGGATggattaatgaaaaattaaaatttgctaATGATGACAGTTATCTT gATCCAACCAATTTAAATGGAAAAGTACAAAAACATCAGAACTTTGAACAGGAACTCAACGCTAACAAATCTCGCATGGAAGAAATTACTTCTACTGGTCATGCACTTATTGAATCTAAACATTATGCTTTGa GTCGTATTCAACTTAGAATGGATGAAATTGTTCATTTATGGGAGAATTTAGTTACTGCATCAGGACAAAAAGGTTCAAAACTACGTGAAGCTGCACAGCAACAGCAATTTAATCGTACTGTTGAAGATATAGAACTATGGTTATCAGAAGTCGAAGGACAATTATTAAGCGAAGATTATGGAAaa GATTTAACTAGTGTACAAAATCttcaaaaaaaacatactttgTTGGAAGCTGATGTTGCTTCACATCAAGATAGAATTGAAGGTGTTAAAATAACAGCTGATCAGTTTGTTGATGGAGGTCATTTTGATGCAGACAACATTCGTGCAAAACaa gttGTATTATGTGATCGTTATTcatcattaaaaaaacctatgGAAACGCGTAGACAACGCTTAGCAGACTCTCTTTTAGCACAGCAATTATTTAGAGATGTTGAAGACGAAGAAGCTTGGATTCGCGAAAAAGAACCTGTTGCAGCATCAACAAATCGag gTCGTGACTTAATTGGTGTTCAAAATTTAATGAAGAAACATCAAGCTGTCGTGGCTGAAATTAACAATCATGAATCTCGTATAGCTGCTGTGACTCAAGCTGGTCAACAAATGGTTGATGCTAAACATTTTGCTTCAGAAGATATAAAACAACGTTTAGCTAATCTCAATAAACATTGGAATCATCTTAAAGAAAAGGCATATCAg cgTAAACAAGATTTAGAAGATTCTCTTCAAGCGCATCAGTACTTTGCTGACGCTAATGAAGCTGAATCTTGGGTTAAAGAAAAAGAACCAATGGTGTTAAGTCAAGATTATGGAAGAGATGAAGATTCTTCTGAAGCCTTGTTAAAAAAGCACGAAGCATTGTTGTCAGATTTAGAAGCATTTAAAACTACAGTTGGATCACTTTCAGAACAAGCTGCTGCATGCAAG caACAAGAAACTCCAGTGGTTGATGTTAGTGGAAAGGAATGTGTAATGGCATTATTTGATTATACTGAAAAGTCGCCGAGAGAAGTTTCTATGAAGAAAGGAGATGTTTTAATcctattaaattctaataataaa GAATGGTGGAAAGTAGAAGTAAATGATCGTCAAGGATTTGTCCCTGCTCCTTATGTAAAACGACTTGAAGTTTCTGGTTTGAGTGCATCTCAACAACATTTGGCTACTGGTGGATCAATTGCAGCTAGACAAGCACAAATTGAAGCCCAATATTCAAGACTCTTAAATCTAGCAAAAGAACGACAAACAAAACTTGCTGAAACTGTTAAAGCGTATGTACTAGTCAGAGAAGCTGCAGAATTGGCCACATGGATTAAAGATAAG GAAAACCATGCCCAAGTACAAGATGTTGGAGAAGATTTAGAACAAGTGGAAGTTATGCAAAAGAAGTTTGACGATTTCCAATCTGATTTGAAAGCTAATGAAGTACGATTAGCTGAAATGAACGAAATAGCAATGCAGTTAATGAGTTTAGGACAAACAGAAGCAGCATTGAAAATAAACACTCAAATTCag GATTTGAATGAAAAATGGACATCTCTTCAACAACTTACTCAAGCCCGAGCTACACAATTAGGATCGGCTCATGAAGTACAAAGATTCCATAGAGATGTTGATGAAACACGTGATTGGATTCGTGAAAAAGATGATGCTCTTAATAATGATGATCTTGGTAAAGATTTAAGAAGTGTTCAGGCTTTACAACGTAAACATGAAGGATTAGAACGTGATTTGGCTGCATTACAAGATAAg ATTCGCCAATTAGATGAAACTGCTAATCGCTTAATGAACACACATCCTGAATCTCGTGATAATACTTACATGAAGCAAAGAGAAATAAATGAAGAATGGACTCAGTTAACAGCCAAAGCTAATACAAGAAAGGAGAAACTTTTAGATTCTTATGATTTGCAGAGATTCTTGTCAGACTATCGTGATTTGATGTCTTGGATTAATTCAATGATGGGTCTAGTTTCTAGTGATGAATTAGCATCTGACGTCACTGGAGCTGAAGCATTATTGGAACGCCATCag GAGCATCGTACAGAAATTGATGCTCGTACTGGCACCTTCCAAACATTTGAAATGTTTGGACAGCAACTTTTACAGTCTGGACATTATGCTAGTGTTgaaatacaagaaaaaattgAAAGCATGACTGAAGCTAGACAAGAGTTGGAAGA agCATGGATAAACCGTCGAATGCAACTAGATCAATGCTTGGAACTGCAATTATTCTACAGAGATTGTGAACAAGCTGAAAACTGGATGTCAGCTAGAGAGGCATTCCTTGCGTCTGAAGAAGTTGATTCTAAAGGAGATAATGTTgaagctttaattaaaaaacatgaaGATTTTGATAAAGCTATTAATGCACAT GAAGAGAAAATTGCAGCTTTACAAACATTAGCTGATCAGTTAATGGCCGCACAACATTATGCTGCTACTCCGATTGATGAAAAAAGGCAACAAGTTTTAAATAGATGGCGTCATTTGAAAGAGGCTTTAATTGAAAAAAGATCAAAATTAGGCGAATCACAGACATTACAGCAGTTCAGTAGAGATGCTGATGAGATTGAGAATTGGATTGCTGAAAAACTTCAATTGGCTACAGAGGAAAGTTACAAGGATCCAGCAAATATTCAATCTAAACATCAAAAGCATCAAGCATTTGAAGCAGAATTAGCTGCCAATGCTGACCGAATTCAAAGTGTTTTAGGCATGGGACAGAATTTGATTGATAAACATCAGTGTGCTGGATCAGATGAAGCTGTTCAG tcaaGATTAGGATCAATTGCTGATCAATGGGAATATTTGACTCAAAAAACAACTGAGAAATCGTTGAAACTTAAGGAAGCAAACAAACAGCGTACCTATATTGCTGCTGTTAAAGATTTGGATTTCTGGTTGGGCGAAGTAGAATCATTGTTAACATCTGAAGACTCTGGAAAGGATTTGGCAtctgttcaaaatttaattaaaaaacatcaacTTGTTGAAGCTGATATTCAGGCACATGAAGATCGTATTAGag aTATGAATGGTCAAGCTGATTCATTAATTGAGAGTGGTCAATTTGAAGCAGGGAGTATCCAAGAACGTCGTAGTTCTATCAATGAAAGATATGAACGTATTAGAAATTTGGCAGCACATCGCCAAGCTCGTTTAAATGAAGCTAACACTTTACATCAATTCTTCAGAGATATTGCAGATGAAGAATCATGGATAAA agaGAAAAAACTTTTAGTTGGATCTGATGATTATGGCCGTGATTTAACTGGTgtacaaaatcttaaaaaaaaacacaagagACTTGAAGCAGAATTAGCATCACATGAACCTGCTATACAATCAGTGCAAGAAGCTGGAGAAAAATTAATGGATGTTTCTAACCTTGGCGTTCCAGAAATTGAACag cgattgaaattattaaatcaagcATGGGATGAATTGAAACAAATGGCTTCAAACCGAGGAAAAAAATTAGACGAGTCTTTAACCTATCAACAATTTTTGGCCAAAGTAGAAGAAGAAGAAGCTTGGATcag tGAAAAACATCAATTATTATCCGTGGAAGATTTTGGAGATACTATGGCAGCTGTACAAGGTCTTTTGAAAAAGCATGATGCATTTGAAACTGATTTTGCTGTTCATCGTGATCGTTGTGAACAAATAAGCCACGGAGGTATTGACCTTGCAGATTCAAAGAACCATCATGCAGATAGTATATTACAGCGTTGCCAACAACTTCAG ATTAAGTTGGACAATTTATCTGCATTGGCTGCCAAACGCAAATCCAAGTTGATGGATAATTCTGCTTACTTACAATTTATGTGGAAAGCAGATGTTGTTGAATCATGGATTGCTGATAAAGAAACTCATGTTAGATCAGAAGAATATGGTAGAGATTTATCCACTGTTCAAACTTTACTTACGAAACAAGAAACTTTTGATGCTG gtCTTCATGCATTTGAACATGAAGGAATACAAAATATCACTGCTCTAAAGGATCAATTGATTACTGCTAATCATAATCAATCAGAAGCAATATTAAAACGACATGCTGATGTAATTGACAG atggcaaaaATTATTGGGAGATTCTGATGGCCGCAAACAGCAATTATTGCGTATGCAAAACCAATTCCGACAAATTGAAGAGCTGTATTTGACTTTTGCTAAAAAAGCTTCTGCTTTTAACTCCTGGTTTGAAAATGCTGAGGAAGATTTAACAGACCCTGTACGTTGTAATTCCATAGAGGAAATCAGAGCACTTCGTGAAGCACATGCACAATTCCAA GCATCATTGACATCTGCTCAGTCAGATTTTGAAGCATTGGCTGCTCTTGATCATcagataaaaagttttaatgtaGGTCCTAACCCATACACATGGTTCACCATGGAAGCTTTAGAGGATACTTGGCGTAACCTTCAAAAAATCATTAAGGAGCGAGATATTGAATTAACTAAAGAAGCCCAAAGACAAGATGAGAATGATACACTTAGAAAAGAATTTGCTAAACATGCCAATACTTTCCACCAATGGTTAACCGAaactag AACATCAATGATGGAAGGATCTGGTTCATTAGAACAACAACTGGAAGccattaaa cgTAAAGCAACAGAAGTGCGTTCTCGTCGTTCAgatttaaagaaaattgaaGACCTTGGGGCTATTCTCGAAGAACATCTAATATTAGACAacag GTATACGGAACATAGTACAGTTGGTTTAGCTCAGCAATGGGATCAACTAGATCAATTAGGTATGAGAATGCAACACAATCTAGAACAACAAATTCAAGCAAGAAATCAATCAGGTGTCAGTGAAGACGCACTGAAAGAATTCTCAATGATGTTTAAACACTTTGACAAGGATCGCTCTGGGCGTCTTGATAAAACCGAATTCAAATCCTGCCTCAGGGCTTTAGGTTATGATTTACCTATGGTAGAAGAAGGGCAGCCTGATCCTGAATTTGAAGCAATATTAg atGTGGTAGATCCAAATCGTGATGGTTATGTATCTCTTCAAGAGTACATGGCATTCATGATCAGCAAAGAGACCGAAAATGTACAAAGTTCAGAGGAGATTGAGAATGCGTTCAGAGCAATCACTGCTGGTGATAGACCATATGTTACAAAGGAAGAACTGTATGCT AACCTTACCAAGGATATGGCTGATTATTGTGTTGCTCGTATGAAACCATTCGTAGATACTAAAACTGAACGGCCAATCACTGGGGCTCTTGATTACATAGAGTTTACTAAGACACTTTTCCAAaattaa